Proteins from a genomic interval of Niabella soli DSM 19437:
- a CDS encoding glycoside hydrolase family 16 protein, with protein MRLNYLLLLILLLNACHGVPTSVNGHNFIQKTGRTAEKKWTLVWQDNFDKQHLDTTKWTMIPPGKADWGKHMSNNPSCFRFDNGYIYLRGINNPDTTTDHRPFLTGGIYTKGKFAFQYGKIEIRAKLEGARGAWPAMWMLAEKNKYGEYPKNGEIDIMEHLNFDSIVYQTTHSYYTLNLKQENNPPHSGRAAINKNDFNIFGLKWFPDKLVFTVNGTETFTYPRVAGVDPSQWPYDQPFYIMIDQQLGGNWVGKVAPDQLPVQMIVDWVRVYQ; from the coding sequence ATGCGTTTGAATTATCTCCTGCTATTGATCCTGCTGCTGAACGCCTGCCATGGGGTACCCACATCAGTTAACGGGCATAATTTTATTCAAAAAACAGGGCGCACCGCGGAAAAAAAATGGACACTGGTATGGCAAGATAATTTCGACAAACAACACCTGGACACAACAAAATGGACGATGATCCCACCCGGTAAAGCCGATTGGGGAAAGCATATGAGCAATAACCCGTCCTGCTTTCGTTTCGATAACGGATATATCTATTTACGCGGGATCAATAACCCGGATACCACAACAGATCACCGCCCTTTTTTAACCGGCGGCATTTATACAAAAGGAAAGTTCGCTTTTCAATACGGCAAAATTGAAATAAGGGCTAAACTGGAGGGTGCTCGCGGTGCATGGCCGGCCATGTGGATGCTCGCTGAAAAAAACAAATACGGCGAATATCCCAAAAACGGAGAAATTGATATTATGGAGCACCTGAATTTTGATTCCATTGTTTATCAAACAACGCACTCCTATTACACGCTTAACCTGAAACAGGAAAATAATCCGCCGCACTCCGGAAGGGCAGCCATCAACAAAAACGACTTTAATATTTTTGGACTGAAATGGTTCCCCGATAAACTGGTGTTTACTGTAAATGGAACTGAAACCTTTACTTACCCGCGCGTAGCCGGCGTGGATCCCAGCCAGTGGCCTTACGATCAGCCTTTCTACATTATGATCGACCAGCAGCTCGGCGGCAATTGGGTGGGTAAAGTGGCGCCGGATCAGTTGCCCGTGCAAATGATAGTAGATTGGGTAAGGGTGTACCAGTAA
- a CDS encoding class I SAM-dependent methyltransferase, which translates to MSIDNQSEYWDKVAYAKTFTHPLNKEVLTTRLSADSKILDFGCGYGRIVKELSDVGFTNVVGYDTSKELVGRGRQQNNLSLFHITSPLDLPVRNNSVDCILLFAVLTCIPSNNGQKELLKLLRSKLKPEGIIYISDYYLQNNSPEVKRYQYFNDDEDNFGVFKLSEGVTFRHHTREWISELTKEFKILLENPIQVMTMNGHTAEAFQLVGQK; encoded by the coding sequence ATGAGTATAGACAATCAAAGTGAATATTGGGACAAAGTTGCTTATGCGAAAACATTTACTCATCCACTTAACAAGGAAGTTCTTACCACCCGTTTATCCGCCGATAGCAAAATACTTGATTTCGGGTGCGGCTACGGACGAATAGTAAAAGAACTCTCAGATGTTGGATTTACAAATGTAGTTGGTTATGATACTTCAAAAGAATTAGTGGGTCGCGGCAGGCAGCAAAATAATCTGTCTCTTTTTCATATTACCAGCCCACTGGATCTGCCTGTTCGGAACAATTCAGTGGACTGCATATTATTATTTGCAGTATTGACTTGCATCCCCTCTAACAATGGGCAAAAGGAACTTTTAAAACTGCTTAGGTCCAAGCTAAAACCTGAGGGCATTATTTACATAAGCGATTACTACCTGCAAAATAATTCTCCTGAAGTTAAGAGGTATCAATATTTTAATGATGATGAAGACAATTTTGGTGTTTTTAAGCTGTCAGAAGGCGTAACATTCAGACATCATACAAGAGAATGGATTTCAGAATTGACGAAAGAGTTTAAAATCCTGCTTGAAAATCCAATACAAGTAATGACTATGAATGGACATACGGCTGAGGCATTTCAACTTGTTGGTCAAAAATAA